One segment of bacterium DNA contains the following:
- a CDS encoding AraC family transcriptional regulator: MLCSKYPLDLDNRIEKAKELLKTSNGKYRLYEIANKVGLSLRHLSRTFKKNNSKSFNHLCIEIKMEYAKKLLKNTNLTIDQIAYEVGYSHWSSFTRRFKERVKYSPIEYRRMNK; encoded by the coding sequence ATGCTATGTAGCAAATATCCATTAGATTTAGATAATCGAATAGAGAAGGCAAAAGAATTACTTAAGACAAGCAATGGTAAGTATAGGTTATACGAGATAGCCAATAAAGTGGGATTAAGTCTAAGACATCTAAGCAGGACATTTAAGAAAAATAATAGTAAAAGTTTCAACCATTTGTGTATAGAAATAAAAATGGAATATGCAAAAAAGTTATTAAAAAATACTAATTTAACAATCGACCAGATAGCCTATGAAGTTGGTTATTCACACTGGAGCAGTTTTACTAGAAGATTTAAAGAAAGAGTAAAATATTCACCTATTGAATATCGTAGGATGAACAAATAG